A single window of Methylomarinum sp. Ch1-1 DNA harbors:
- a CDS encoding YcgN family cysteine cluster protein, with product MNFWESKTLAEMTTEEWESLCDNCGKCCLNKLEDEETGDIYFTSVVCDLIDLDTCRCTRYAERCTLVPECLDLKQHDFSEYTWLPSTCAYRLLTDGKTLPDWHPLVSGTPDSVKEAGVAIGSYAMKESDVEDLEDHIIEWLDEPSTR from the coding sequence ATGAATTTTTGGGAAAGCAAAACCCTAGCGGAAATGACGACCGAGGAGTGGGAGTCTTTATGTGATAACTGCGGCAAGTGCTGCCTGAACAAATTGGAGGACGAGGAGACTGGAGATATTTATTTCACCAGCGTCGTCTGCGACCTGATCGATCTGGACACCTGCCGTTGCACTCGTTATGCGGAACGCTGCACGCTGGTGCCGGAATGCCTGGATCTGAAACAGCACGATTTTTCCGAATACACTTGGCTGCCGTCGACGTGCGCCTACCGTCTGTTAACGGACGGCAAAACATTGCCCGACTGGCACCCGTTGGTCAGCGGCACTCCTGACTCAGTCAAAGAAGCCGGCGTAGCCATCGGCAGCTATGCCATGAAGGAATCAGACGTTGAGGACCTGGAAGATCATATTATCGAGTGGCTGGATGAACCAAGCACGCGATAA
- a CDS encoding M14 family metallopeptidase, whose translation MSRLQQLDSLPEGLLSASPKTLHTILAKPSLIHLQGQRAEPLFVSLLLHGNEPTGFLALQLLLQKFHDTPLPRSLSIFIGNISAARHGLRRLEHQPDYNRVWPGTDLPECEETLMMQEVVDVMKKRRVFASIDLHNNTGLNPHYACINKLNNRFLQLASLFGRLIVYFTHPKGVQSGAFAEICPAVTLECGRPGQHYGVEHAFDYLNSCIHLPEISELAVPDRNIDVYHTVAQVKTREDISFSFDRPDCDLLLDKELEKMNFTEIAAGTMLGKVNHNHMMPVVARNEDGNIVTDNFFQINHNELQLKRRTMPSMLTLNERVIKQDCLCYLMERMTL comes from the coding sequence ATGTCGAGATTGCAGCAATTGGACTCTCTACCGGAAGGACTATTATCGGCCTCGCCGAAGACTCTCCATACGATCCTTGCGAAACCCAGCTTAATCCATCTGCAAGGCCAGAGAGCCGAACCCTTATTCGTCTCGCTGCTATTACACGGCAATGAACCGACCGGTTTTCTCGCCCTGCAATTATTGCTGCAAAAGTTTCACGACACACCGCTGCCTCGCTCCTTGTCTATTTTTATCGGCAATATCAGCGCCGCAAGACACGGCTTGCGCCGATTGGAACATCAGCCCGACTACAACCGGGTCTGGCCTGGCACCGACTTGCCGGAATGCGAAGAAACTTTGATGATGCAGGAAGTCGTCGACGTCATGAAAAAAAGGCGCGTCTTCGCCAGCATAGATCTACACAACAACACCGGTTTAAATCCCCATTACGCCTGCATCAACAAGCTGAACAACCGTTTTCTGCAACTGGCCTCCCTGTTTGGACGCCTGATCGTCTATTTCACTCACCCTAAGGGCGTGCAATCGGGCGCTTTCGCCGAAATTTGTCCGGCCGTCACCCTCGAATGCGGTCGCCCCGGTCAACACTATGGCGTCGAGCATGCCTTTGATTATCTGAACAGCTGCATCCATTTACCGGAAATTAGCGAATTAGCCGTTCCCGATCGCAACATCGATGTCTACCATACCGTCGCCCAGGTCAAGACCCGAGAGGATATCAGCTTCAGCTTCGATCGCCCCGATTGCGACCTTTTACTGGACAAGGAACTGGAAAAAATGAATTTCACCGAAATCGCCGCCGGAACCATGCTTGGCAAAGTGAATCACAACCATATGATGCCGGTCGTTGCCCGTAATGAAGACGGCAACATCGTCACCGACAACTTTTTTCAAATCAATCACAACGAATTACAATTAAAGCGACGCACAATGCCTTCCATGCTGACGCTGAATGAGCGAGTGATCAAACAGGATTGTCTGTGCTACCTAATGGAAAGAATGACATTATGA
- a CDS encoding glutamate--cysteine ligase encodes MGQEISFSEFEQGDFDRFYQKLRQETSLLRHLIEHRRFSKRTPVAGFEIEAWILDNNCRPLPINESFLATLNHPLAFEELAKFNIELNSTPTPLAGNVFSRMHSQLQETWDTAYRHAESLNGRLIMIGILPTLVQDDLTLANMSNLNRYRALNQQILQSRGKPVHLDITGHEHLKLDHHDVMLESATTSFQIHIQVPLGLAHHFYNASIIASAAMVASCANAPYLFGKDLWNETRIPLFEQAIETGGYAGVAQGPLRRVSFGTDYARKSIMECFEENLQHFPILLPEAIDSSPEAFAHLKLHNGTIWRWNRPLLGFDADGTPHIRIEHRTPAAGPTPLDSIANAAFFYGLSKNLCDEIITQGLPFPFSQAKDNFYQAARYGLDASIHWLNGKKIRMHTLLREDLIERAALGLASLGISRCDSEDYLDIMRQRLNNQQTGSQWQRQFIKEQGKNFKLMTETYLNNQQSATPVGEWSTH; translated from the coding sequence ATGGGCCAGGAAATTTCATTTTCGGAGTTCGAGCAAGGCGACTTTGACCGCTTTTATCAAAAACTAAGGCAGGAAACTTCATTACTCAGACATCTAATCGAACATAGGCGCTTCTCCAAGCGTACGCCGGTCGCGGGTTTCGAGATTGAGGCCTGGATACTGGACAACAACTGTCGGCCGTTGCCGATCAACGAATCCTTCCTAGCGACTCTTAATCACCCGCTCGCCTTCGAAGAGTTGGCCAAATTCAATATCGAATTGAACAGCACCCCGACGCCCCTGGCCGGCAATGTGTTCAGTCGAATGCACAGCCAGTTACAGGAAACTTGGGACACGGCCTACCGTCATGCCGAATCATTAAATGGTCGCTTAATCATGATAGGCATCTTACCCACGCTGGTGCAGGACGACCTGACTTTGGCGAACATGTCGAACCTGAATCGTTATCGGGCCTTGAACCAACAAATCCTGCAATCGCGCGGCAAGCCGGTGCATCTCGACATCACCGGTCACGAACATCTGAAACTGGATCATCATGACGTGATGCTGGAGTCGGCCACCACGTCTTTTCAGATCCATATACAGGTTCCGCTGGGCTTGGCTCATCATTTTTACAATGCCTCGATTATCGCGTCGGCGGCGATGGTCGCCAGTTGCGCCAACGCCCCTTATCTGTTCGGCAAGGACTTGTGGAACGAAACGCGCATCCCGCTATTCGAGCAAGCCATCGAAACCGGGGGCTACGCCGGTGTCGCCCAAGGCCCATTGAGAAGAGTCAGCTTTGGCACCGATTATGCCCGCAAATCCATTATGGAATGTTTTGAAGAAAATCTGCAGCATTTCCCCATCTTGTTGCCGGAGGCCATCGATAGCTCACCGGAAGCCTTTGCCCATTTGAAATTACATAACGGCACGATCTGGCGCTGGAACCGTCCCCTGCTCGGTTTCGACGCCGATGGCACGCCGCACATCCGCATCGAACACCGTACACCGGCTGCCGGGCCGACGCCGCTGGACTCCATCGCCAATGCGGCCTTTTTTTATGGTTTGAGCAAGAATCTCTGCGATGAAATTATCACCCAGGGTCTGCCCTTCCCTTTTTCACAAGCCAAGGATAATTTTTATCAGGCGGCCCGCTACGGTCTGGATGCTTCGATCCATTGGCTTAACGGCAAAAAAATACGCATGCATACGCTGCTGCGTGAAGATCTGATCGAACGTGCGGCATTGGGCCTGGCATCACTGGGCATCAGTCGCTGTGACAGCGAAGATTATCTCGATATAATGCGGCAACGGCTCAATAATCAACAAACCGGCAGCCAATGGCAACGACAGTTCATCAAGGAACAAGGTAAAAACTTTAAATTAATGACCGAAACCTATCTGAACAATCAACAATCAGCCACACCAGTCGGCGAATGGAGTACTCATTAA
- a CDS encoding PHP domain-containing protein — MMDKYDLHCHSTASDGALTPTELVKRAHQQGVTALSLTDHDTTNGLAEAQQTADDIGIRLIPGIELSSTWEHKCFHIVGLGIDPDEPSLLEGIEQQQIIRAERAKKIALKLEKKRIPGAYDAVREAAGDGMITRSHFASYLLEQHHVRSQQEAFDKYLGRGKPAYVSTVWAGLEETIAWIKSSGGVAVLAHPLRYKLTSNWMNRALTAFKQAGGQGIEVVTGRSSVDDIQRSHFFAQKFQLRASQGSDFHTPSNEWVELGRMAALPDGSRPIWELLN, encoded by the coding sequence ATCATGGATAAATACGACCTACATTGCCACTCCACCGCATCCGACGGCGCACTGACGCCTACGGAATTGGTTAAACGGGCTCATCAGCAAGGCGTCACGGCGCTGTCATTGACCGATCACGATACGACGAACGGATTGGCCGAGGCGCAACAGACCGCCGACGATATCGGCATACGATTGATCCCCGGCATCGAATTATCATCGACGTGGGAACATAAATGTTTTCATATCGTCGGACTGGGCATAGACCCGGACGAGCCCAGCCTGCTCGAGGGCATCGAGCAACAACAGATTATTCGCGCCGAACGCGCCAAGAAAATTGCTCTCAAGCTGGAAAAGAAACGCATTCCAGGCGCCTATGACGCAGTCAGAGAGGCCGCCGGCGACGGCATGATCACCCGCTCCCATTTCGCCAGTTATCTGCTCGAACAACATCATGTCCGCAGCCAGCAGGAGGCCTTTGATAAATACCTAGGCCGCGGCAAACCCGCCTATGTATCGACGGTCTGGGCCGGGCTGGAGGAAACCATCGCCTGGATCAAATCCAGCGGCGGTGTCGCAGTGCTGGCGCATCCGTTGCGCTATAAGCTGACCAGCAATTGGATGAACCGCGCGTTAACCGCGTTTAAACAAGCCGGCGGACAAGGCATTGAGGTCGTCACCGGGCGCAGTTCCGTCGACGATATCCAACGCAGTCATTTTTTTGCGCAAAAATTTCAATTACGGGCCTCCCAAGGCTCGGACTTCCATACCCCAAGCAATGAATGGGTCGAGTTAGGGCGTATGGCCGCCCTGCCTGACGGCAGCCGGCCGATATGGGAGCTCCTTAATTAA
- a CDS encoding ABC transporter ATP-binding protein, translated as MTRSRSPQAQYSWNYIYKIALEHKKELFSAHIVALLATIASVPVPLLMPLLVDEVLLDQPGVTVEFINRFIASDWRHPLTYIGVILIVSLLLRLFALTLNIIQTRQFSLIAKDVIFRIRRNLINRLQSISMSEYESLGSGTVVSHMVTDLDTIDNFMGTTISKMLVACLTVLGTAVILLWMHWQLGLFILFLNPVVIYFAKVIGSRIKDLKAKENQAYAIFQQSLTETLEAIHQIRASNREQHYCQRLIDSALTVKNHSTAFAWKSDAAGRLSFLVFLFGFDIFRAIAMFMVLYSGLSIGQMLAVFGYLWFMMAPVQEILGIQHAFYAAKAALHRVNRLNQLRQEPHFPHLENPFKHHNTVDVRIENLHFSYNEEPVLNGINLNIKKGEKVALVGASGGGKSTLAQTLIGLYPPRQGKIYFANIPVERIGMEIVREHVATVLQHPALFNDTIRANLTLGRDIPDRELWRALQIAQLEASVAGLENGLDTMVGLHGMRLSGGQRQRLAIARMIVSKPKVVILDEATSALDTETEHQVHAALADFLKDKTTIIIAHRLSAVKQADHVYVFEEGRICEQGKHATLIRQKGLYAKLYGEYQ; from the coding sequence GTGACACGTTCTCGCTCTCCCCAAGCGCAATATTCCTGGAACTACATATATAAAATTGCATTAGAACATAAAAAAGAACTTTTTTCGGCGCATATCGTCGCCTTGCTGGCGACTATCGCCAGCGTCCCCGTCCCTTTGCTGATGCCGCTGCTGGTTGACGAGGTTCTGCTCGATCAACCCGGCGTCACCGTCGAATTCATTAATCGTTTCATCGCCAGCGACTGGCGCCACCCTTTAACCTATATCGGCGTTATCCTGATCGTCAGTCTGCTGCTGAGATTGTTCGCGCTAACGCTCAACATCATTCAGACCCGGCAATTTTCGTTAATCGCCAAGGACGTCATTTTCCGGATTCGGCGCAATTTAATCAATCGTTTGCAAAGCATTTCGATGTCGGAGTATGAAAGTCTCGGCAGCGGCACCGTGGTCAGCCACATGGTCACCGATCTGGATACAATAGACAACTTCATGGGCACGACGATCAGCAAAATGCTGGTCGCCTGCCTGACCGTGCTCGGCACGGCGGTGATTCTGTTATGGATGCACTGGCAACTGGGCTTGTTCATCTTGTTTCTGAACCCGGTCGTGATTTATTTCGCCAAAGTTATCGGCTCCCGAATCAAAGACCTGAAGGCCAAGGAAAATCAGGCTTACGCCATTTTCCAACAGTCTTTGACCGAAACCTTGGAAGCGATACACCAGATTCGCGCCAGCAATCGTGAACAACATTATTGCCAACGCTTAATCGATTCGGCGTTGACCGTGAAGAACCATTCGACCGCCTTCGCCTGGAAAAGCGATGCCGCCGGCCGCCTGAGCTTCCTGGTTTTCCTCTTCGGCTTCGATATTTTCAGGGCCATCGCGATGTTCATGGTGTTATATTCGGGTTTAAGCATCGGCCAGATGCTAGCCGTATTCGGTTACCTGTGGTTCATGATGGCCCCGGTGCAGGAAATTCTCGGCATTCAGCATGCCTTTTACGCCGCCAAAGCCGCCTTGCACAGAGTCAACAGATTAAACCAGCTACGCCAGGAGCCGCACTTTCCCCACCTGGAAAACCCCTTCAAGCATCACAACACGGTAGACGTTCGCATCGAAAACTTGCATTTTAGTTACAACGAGGAACCGGTGCTCAACGGCATCAATCTGAATATCAAAAAAGGCGAGAAAGTCGCGCTGGTCGGCGCCAGTGGCGGCGGCAAATCGACGCTGGCGCAGACCTTGATCGGGCTTTACCCACCCCGGCAAGGGAAAATCTACTTTGCTAACATACCGGTTGAGCGGATCGGTATGGAAATCGTCCGCGAGCATGTCGCCACGGTGTTGCAGCACCCCGCGCTGTTCAATGACACGATTAGAGCCAACCTCACGCTAGGCCGCGATATCCCAGATCGGGAATTATGGCGAGCCTTGCAGATCGCACAATTGGAAGCATCCGTCGCCGGGCTCGAGAACGGCCTGGACACCATGGTCGGCCTGCATGGCATGCGCCTGTCGGGCGGCCAGCGCCAGCGTCTGGCGATCGCCCGTATGATCGTCAGCAAACCGAAGGTCGTTATCCTGGATGAGGCGACATCGGCGCTGGATACCGAAACAGAGCATCAAGTACACGCGGCGTTAGCGGATTTTCTAAAAGACAAGACCACCATCATCATTGCCCACCGTTTAAGCGCGGTCAAACAGGCCGACCATGTCTATGTGTTCGAAGAGGGACGCATCTGCGAACAAGGCAAACATGCAACTTTAATCCGGCAAAAAGGTCTTTACGCAAAACTATATGGCGAATATCAATAA
- a CDS encoding transglycosylase SLT domain-containing protein, whose amino-acid sequence MLAKFQILILCCLLLTETEAMAVKSLPEMRADFLRAEKLIRTDQDAEYFKLADSLTDYALYPYLHYQWLKKNLDQNKAIEDFLLAHHETRYAGLLKNLWLRQLAKHKNWTELIKHYRSSSSAELQCNYYRAKYNTGQKKTALVAAKKLWVVGHSQPANCDPLFDVLMKSKYFTRDMVWRRFQAALGKGRVQLANYVKGLMGKKDRAAAELWLKVHREPQLVKKPDWHQGYRQAGLIFAHAVERIDRKNSIKAAEVWDQHKDKYTIPQYRVDQIERRLALGLAFRRDARAYSRLEKLNKSDQAVREWRVRAALTEQHWPHVAAALDKLDVKEKQQANWQYWRARSYDQDGKHQQALQLFNQLAGDRSFYGFLSAYKLNQEIRIGDRPISVSATEIAELASHKDFQMIEELRAIDRNQEAKRQWWYAVSRLKKNDILVAAKLAQHWQWDQVAIFTIAKAKYWDDVDLRFPVKYLDQVKVNARLHELDPAIVFGLIRRESAFNEKARSPVGARGLMQIMPRTGRQIARDLKEQWRSAQSLFNPEVNVKYGTYYYKKLLQQFNGHYALAAAAYNAGPHRVEGWLPDENAVAADIWIETIPFKETRAYVSAVLTYALIYQQRMQRNMLKIKDFMRDILPN is encoded by the coding sequence ATGCTCGCCAAATTTCAAATATTGATACTCTGCTGTTTGTTGCTGACGGAAACTGAGGCTATGGCGGTGAAATCGCTGCCGGAAATGAGAGCGGATTTTTTACGGGCGGAAAAGTTGATCCGCACCGATCAGGATGCTGAATATTTTAAGCTGGCCGATTCATTAACAGACTATGCCTTATATCCTTATTTGCATTACCAATGGTTGAAAAAAAATCTCGATCAAAATAAGGCGATAGAGGATTTTTTATTGGCTCATCACGAGACGCGTTACGCGGGGCTGTTAAAAAATTTATGGTTGCGCCAGCTGGCCAAACACAAAAACTGGACGGAATTGATCAAGCATTATCGCAGCAGCAGTAGCGCCGAGCTGCAATGCAATTATTACCGCGCCAAATATAACACCGGTCAGAAGAAAACCGCCTTGGTCGCAGCGAAAAAATTATGGGTTGTCGGCCATTCGCAGCCGGCAAACTGTGACCCGTTATTCGATGTCTTGATGAAATCTAAATATTTTACCCGAGACATGGTCTGGCGACGTTTTCAAGCTGCGCTCGGCAAGGGCAGGGTGCAATTGGCGAACTATGTCAAAGGCTTGATGGGAAAAAAAGACCGCGCCGCCGCCGAACTGTGGTTAAAAGTGCATCGGGAACCGCAGTTGGTTAAGAAACCTGACTGGCATCAAGGCTATCGTCAAGCCGGTTTGATTTTTGCCCATGCCGTCGAGCGTATCGATAGGAAAAATTCGATCAAGGCGGCCGAGGTTTGGGATCAGCACAAGGATAAATATACCATTCCGCAATATCGGGTCGATCAAATTGAAAGACGCTTGGCGCTAGGTCTGGCTTTCAGGCGAGACGCTCGCGCCTATAGCCGGCTGGAAAAACTGAATAAGTCCGACCAGGCGGTCAGGGAATGGCGGGTCAGGGCGGCGTTGACCGAGCAGCATTGGCCGCATGTGGCTGCGGCGCTGGATAAGCTCGATGTCAAGGAAAAACAGCAAGCTAATTGGCAATACTGGCGGGCCAGAAGTTATGATCAAGACGGTAAGCATCAGCAGGCCCTGCAGCTGTTCAATCAGTTAGCCGGCGATCGCAGCTTTTATGGTTTTTTATCGGCCTATAAACTGAATCAAGAAATCCGTATCGGTGATCGGCCGATCAGCGTTTCAGCAACCGAAATTGCCGAGCTGGCGTCTCACAAGGATTTTCAGATGATCGAAGAATTGCGCGCAATTGACCGCAATCAAGAGGCTAAGAGGCAGTGGTGGTATGCGGTGTCGCGGCTGAAAAAAAATGACATCCTGGTTGCGGCAAAGCTGGCTCAGCATTGGCAATGGGATCAGGTGGCTATCTTTACCATCGCCAAGGCTAAATATTGGGATGATGTAGACTTGAGGTTTCCGGTTAAATATTTGGACCAAGTTAAAGTCAATGCAAGACTGCATGAATTGGATCCGGCCATAGTGTTCGGCTTGATTCGGCGGGAAAGCGCCTTCAACGAAAAAGCACGATCGCCGGTTGGGGCTAGAGGCTTAATGCAGATCATGCCGAGAACCGGCAGGCAGATCGCCCGCGACTTAAAAGAGCAGTGGCGGAGTGCGCAGAGCCTGTTTAATCCGGAAGTGAACGTCAAGTACGGCACTTACTATTACAAAAAACTGTTACAGCAGTTTAATGGACATTACGCTTTGGCTGCGGCGGCCTACAATGCCGGACCGCATCGCGTCGAAGGCTGGTTGCCCGATGAAAATGCGGTTGCGGCCGATATTTGGATCGAAACGATTCCTTTCAAGGAGACGCGCGCCTATGTTTCCGCGGTGTTGACTTATGCGTTGATTTATCAGCAGCGGATGCAGCGAAATATGTTAAAAATTAAAGATTTTATGCGCGATATTTTGCCAAACTGA
- the fabA gene encoding 3-hydroxyacyl-[acyl-carrier-protein] dehydratase FabA, whose translation MEKQHSFTRDELLMSGRGELYGPENAQLPLPNMLMMDRITHISDEGGKYGKGEIIAELDITPDLWFFDCHFQGDPVMPGCLGLDAMWQLIGFYLCWLGGPGKGRALGCGEVKFTGQVLPTAKKVTYKIDLKRVIMRKLVMGIADATMTVDGKTIYEANDLRVGLFTSTKDF comes from the coding sequence ATGGAGAAACAGCATAGTTTTACGCGCGACGAATTATTAATGTCCGGACGGGGCGAGTTGTATGGTCCGGAGAACGCGCAGTTACCTCTTCCCAATATGTTAATGATGGATCGAATAACGCATATTTCGGATGAAGGCGGTAAGTATGGTAAAGGCGAAATCATTGCTGAACTCGATATTACTCCCGACTTGTGGTTTTTCGATTGTCATTTTCAGGGCGACCCGGTCATGCCGGGCTGTCTCGGCCTCGATGCCATGTGGCAGTTAATCGGATTTTATTTGTGTTGGTTGGGAGGTCCGGGCAAAGGGCGCGCCTTGGGATGTGGAGAGGTGAAATTTACCGGACAAGTGCTCCCGACTGCGAAGAAAGTCACCTATAAAATCGATCTGAAACGTGTCATTATGCGCAAATTGGTGATGGGTATTGCTGATGCCACGATGACTGTGGATGGTAAAACCATTTATGAGGCGAATGATCTACGAGTTGGCTTGTTTACTTCAACAAAAGATTTCTAA
- the fabB gene encoding beta-ketoacyl-ACP synthase I has product MRRVVVTGLGIVSSIGNNRDEVVDALKQGRSGIAFAEDYQELGFRSHVRGPISIDLNEFIDRKVKRFMGDGAAFNYIAMQQAIADSGLADNEVSNHRTGLVMGSGGPSTSNLVEAADILRSKGVKKVGPYMVPRTMSSTNTACLATPFKIKGVNYSISSACATSAHCIGHAMELIQLGKQDVVFAGGGEEVHWSMSVLFDAMGALSSKYNDTPETASRPYDETRDGFVISGGGGVLVIEELEHAKARGAKIYAELVGYGATSDGYDMVQPSGEGAVRCMQQAMATVDGDIDYINAHGTSTPVGDMRELEALRTVFGDDNVPAVSSTKSLTGHALGAAGVNEAIYSLLMMEESFLSASANITQLDPEAKGIPIVRERQDGVTLNTIMSNSFGFGGTNATLILQRYNG; this is encoded by the coding sequence ATGAGAAGAGTCGTCGTAACAGGTTTGGGCATTGTGTCCAGTATCGGGAATAATCGCGATGAAGTGGTTGATGCTCTAAAACAAGGGCGATCAGGCATCGCATTTGCGGAAGATTACCAAGAACTGGGGTTCCGTAGTCATGTTCGGGGTCCTATTAGCATTGATCTGAATGAATTCATCGATCGTAAGGTCAAACGCTTCATGGGCGATGGCGCCGCATTCAATTATATCGCCATGCAACAGGCGATTGCCGATTCCGGTCTTGCCGATAATGAAGTATCTAACCATCGCACCGGGCTGGTGATGGGGTCGGGCGGACCGTCTACCTCGAATCTGGTTGAGGCGGCCGATATCCTGCGCTCAAAGGGGGTTAAAAAAGTTGGTCCTTACATGGTGCCGAGAACGATGTCCAGCACCAACACCGCTTGTCTGGCCACGCCATTTAAAATCAAAGGCGTCAATTACAGTATCAGTTCCGCCTGCGCGACCAGCGCGCATTGTATTGGCCATGCGATGGAGTTGATTCAGCTAGGCAAGCAGGATGTCGTCTTCGCCGGCGGCGGTGAAGAGGTGCATTGGTCGATGTCGGTCTTGTTCGATGCGATGGGCGCCTTGTCGTCAAAGTATAACGATACGCCGGAAACCGCCTCCAGGCCCTATGATGAAACCCGCGATGGCTTCGTGATTTCCGGTGGCGGCGGCGTGCTGGTCATCGAGGAATTGGAGCACGCCAAAGCCCGCGGAGCGAAAATCTATGCGGAACTGGTCGGTTACGGCGCCACTTCCGATGGTTACGACATGGTGCAGCCGTCCGGGGAAGGCGCGGTACGCTGTATGCAACAGGCAATGGCGACCGTGGATGGCGACATCGATTACATCAATGCCCACGGCACTAGCACACCGGTTGGCGATATGCGGGAGTTGGAGGCTTTGCGCACCGTTTTCGGCGACGATAACGTGCCGGCGGTCAGCTCCACGAAGTCGTTAACCGGTCACGCGCTAGGCGCGGCTGGCGTCAATGAGGCGATTTATTCGCTATTGATGATGGAAGAAAGCTTCCTCAGCGCTTCGGCCAATATCACTCAATTGGACCCTGAGGCGAAGGGCATACCCATCGTTCGCGAACGTCAGGATGGCGTGACGCTGAATACCATTATGTCGAACAGCTTCGGTTTCGGCGGCACCAATGCCACGCTGATTTTACAGCGCTATAACGGCTAG
- a CDS encoding type II toxin-antitoxin system Phd/YefM family antitoxin: MKLSDQIKPISYLKAHAAEVVRNLSTQMEPLVITQNGEAKAVMLDIKSYEQTQETMALLKMLALGQRQIDEGKVQPAADVVAKLRSRSKNR; this comes from the coding sequence ATGAAATTATCAGATCAAATCAAGCCTATTAGCTACTTGAAAGCCCATGCCGCTGAAGTCGTGCGTAATCTGTCGACTCAGATGGAGCCCTTGGTGATTACCCAAAATGGTGAAGCTAAGGCTGTAATGCTGGACATTAAAAGCTACGAGCAAACGCAGGAAACTATGGCGCTTTTGAAGATGCTTGCGCTAGGTCAGCGCCAGATCGACGAAGGGAAAGTTCAGCCAGCCGCTGATGTTGTTGCCAAGCTGCGTAGTCGGAGCAAAAATCGGTAA
- a CDS encoding type II toxin-antitoxin system RelE/ParE family toxin, translating into MSYQVFLTDDAAYDLEDLYDYIESYDSLEKADYVLDKIEETFSSLVDNPERGAYPNELLAVGLREYREVYFKPYRIIYRVIAQHVYVMVIADGRRDMQALLQRRLLQA; encoded by the coding sequence ATGAGTTATCAGGTATTTCTTACTGACGACGCGGCTTACGATCTTGAGGATTTGTACGACTATATTGAATCCTATGATTCGCTAGAAAAGGCTGACTACGTTCTCGACAAAATAGAAGAGACATTTTCAAGCCTTGTCGATAATCCAGAGCGCGGTGCTTATCCAAATGAGTTATTAGCTGTTGGCTTGCGCGAATATCGAGAAGTCTATTTCAAGCCCTACCGTATTATTTATCGGGTTATTGCTCAGCATGTCTATGTTATGGTGATTGCTGATGGTCGTCGTGACATGCAAGCTCTTTTGCAGCGTCGCCTGCTTCAAGCCTAA